Proteins encoded by one window of Streptomyces sp. ALI-76-A:
- a CDS encoding aminodeoxychorismate/anthranilate synthase component II produces the protein MTARILVVDNYDSFVFNLVQYLYQLGAECEVLRNDEVSTAHAQDGFDGVLLSPGPGTPEEAGVCVEMVRHCADTGVPVFGVCLGMQSMQVAYGGVVNRAPELLHGKTSPVEHEGKGVFAGLPTPFTATRYHSLAAEPTTVPAELEVTARTHDGIVMGLRHRELAVEGVQFHPESVLTEHGHRMLANWLVECGDQDAVARSAGLAPVVGRATA, from the coding sequence GTGACTGCACGGATCCTTGTCGTCGACAACTACGACAGCTTCGTCTTCAACCTGGTCCAGTACCTGTATCAGCTGGGCGCCGAGTGCGAGGTGCTGCGCAACGACGAGGTGTCGACGGCGCACGCCCAGGACGGCTTCGACGGCGTCCTGCTGTCGCCGGGCCCCGGCACCCCCGAGGAGGCCGGCGTCTGCGTCGAGATGGTGCGCCACTGCGCCGACACCGGCGTCCCCGTCTTCGGCGTCTGCCTCGGCATGCAGTCGATGCAGGTGGCGTACGGCGGTGTGGTGAACCGTGCCCCCGAACTGCTGCACGGCAAGACCTCGCCGGTCGAGCACGAGGGCAAGGGCGTCTTCGCCGGCCTGCCCACACCCTTCACGGCCACCCGCTACCACTCGCTGGCCGCCGAGCCCACGACCGTCCCGGCGGAGCTGGAGGTCACCGCCCGCACGCACGACGGCATCGTCATGGGCCTGCGCCACCGTGAACTGGCGGTCGAGGGTGTGCAGTTCCACCCCGAGTCGGTGCTGACGGAACACGGCCACCGGATGCTGGCCAACTGGCTGGTGGAGTGCGGCGACCAGGACGCGGTGGCGAGGTCGGCGGGGCTCGCCCCGGTGGTGGGCAGGGCCACGGCGTGA
- a CDS encoding class E sortase — MTALRPERESGAPYEEQPYGAPGAFSDSYVGGAPYEPYGGEPFAPPLDDETVALRIPEPPERMARGAPVSASEASSASSVTGSPSGGRAARRKAAKRRHGRHGGMAPESTSEAAPERGDRPLSRVEARRQARARKAGPGVIASRAIGEMFITTGVLMLLFVSYQLWWTNIRAHAQADKETSSLQDDWASGKRNPGTFTPGQGFAILHIPKLDVVVPVAEGINNKKVLDRGMVGHYAEGALKTAMPDARTGNFALAGHRNTHGEPFRYINRLTAGDPIVVETQDTYYVYKMASMLPVTSPSNVSVIDPVPAGSGFTAPGRYITLTTCTPEFTSKYRLIVWGKMVEERPRSKGKPDALVQ, encoded by the coding sequence GTGACCGCGCTGCGCCCCGAGCGCGAGTCCGGTGCCCCGTACGAGGAGCAGCCGTACGGGGCTCCCGGCGCGTTCTCGGACTCGTACGTCGGTGGTGCGCCGTACGAACCGTACGGCGGGGAACCGTTCGCGCCGCCCCTCGACGACGAGACGGTGGCGCTGCGGATACCCGAGCCGCCCGAGCGAATGGCGCGCGGCGCGCCCGTATCGGCTTCTGAGGCCTCCTCCGCCTCATCCGTCACTGGATCCCCCAGCGGTGGCCGTGCGGCCCGCAGAAAGGCCGCCAAGCGCCGTCATGGGCGTCATGGCGGCATGGCGCCGGAGTCGACGTCCGAGGCGGCACCTGAGCGTGGCGACCGTCCGCTCTCCCGGGTCGAGGCGCGCAGACAGGCGCGGGCGCGCAAGGCAGGCCCCGGAGTCATCGCCAGCCGGGCGATCGGTGAGATGTTCATCACCACCGGCGTGCTGATGCTGCTGTTCGTCAGCTACCAGCTGTGGTGGACGAACATCCGGGCCCACGCGCAGGCGGACAAGGAGACGAGCAGCCTCCAGGACGACTGGGCCAGCGGCAAGCGCAACCCGGGCACCTTCACCCCGGGGCAGGGGTTCGCCATCCTGCACATCCCCAAGCTCGACGTGGTCGTGCCGGTCGCCGAGGGCATCAACAACAAGAAGGTGCTCGACCGCGGCATGGTCGGCCACTACGCCGAGGGTGCGCTGAAGACGGCGATGCCGGACGCCAGGACCGGCAACTTCGCGCTCGCGGGCCACCGCAACACGCACGGCGAGCCGTTCCGGTACATCAACCGGCTCACGGCGGGCGACCCGATCGTCGTGGAGACGCAGGACACGTACTACGTCTACAAGATGGCGTCCATGCTGCCGGTGACCTCCCCCAGCAACGTCAGCGTCATCGACCCCGTTCCGGCGGGGTCGGGTTTCACCGCACCCGGCCGCTACATCACGCTCACCACGTGCACGCCGGAGTTCACCAGCAAGTACCGGTTGATCGTCTGGGGCAAGATGGTCGAGGAACGGCCGCGCAGCAAGGGCAAGCCGGATGCGCTCGTCCAGTAA
- a CDS encoding class E sortase has protein sequence MNVAATTDDTEHEEHTDAPAFPPRAVRRRGTGRLAMAVSVFGELLITTGLVLGLFVVYSLWWTNVLADRKADRQGDKVRDHWAADRDTGPGALDTRNGIGFLHVPAMNNGEVLVEKGTASKRLNDGVAGYYTDPVKATLPTSGKNGNFSLAAHRDGHGAKFHNIDKLEKGDPIVFETKDTWYVYKVYAILPETSKYNVKVLAPIPKESGKKKAGKYITLTTCTPVLTSRYRYVVWGELVRTDKVDSERTPPRELG, from the coding sequence ATGAACGTGGCAGCGACCACCGACGACACCGAGCACGAAGAACACACGGACGCTCCCGCGTTCCCGCCCCGCGCGGTACGCCGCCGCGGCACCGGCCGGCTCGCCATGGCCGTCAGCGTCTTCGGTGAACTCCTGATCACGACGGGCCTGGTCCTCGGCCTGTTCGTCGTCTACTCCCTGTGGTGGACGAACGTCCTCGCCGACCGCAAGGCGGACCGGCAGGGCGACAAGGTCCGCGACCACTGGGCGGCCGACCGGGACACCGGTCCCGGTGCGCTGGACACCAGGAACGGCATCGGCTTCCTGCACGTGCCCGCGATGAACAACGGCGAGGTCCTGGTCGAGAAGGGCACCGCCTCGAAACGCCTCAACGACGGCGTGGCCGGCTACTACACCGACCCGGTCAAGGCCACCCTCCCCACCTCCGGCAAGAACGGCAACTTCTCCCTCGCCGCCCACCGCGACGGCCACGGCGCGAAGTTCCACAACATCGACAAGCTGGAGAAGGGCGACCCGATCGTCTTCGAGACGAAGGACACCTGGTACGTCTACAAGGTCTACGCGATCCTTCCGGAGACCTCGAAGTACAACGTCAAGGTCCTGGCGCCGATCCCCAAGGAGTCCGGCAAGAAGAAGGCAGGCAAGTACATCACCCTGACGACGTGCACGCCGGTCCTCACCTCCCGCTACCGCTACGTGGTCTGGGGCGAACTGGTCCGCACGGACAAGGTGGACAGCGAGCGGACGCCGCCGAGGGAACTGGGATAG